One Klebsiella electrica genomic window, TCTTAATACCTGGCTGTCACTGGGTTTTGCTATTGTGGCGCCCGATTATCCAGGACTGGGCTCCAGCGGATTACACCATTATCTTAATGCCAGAGGAGAAGCCTGGAGCATTCTCGATGGCGTTCGCGAGTCTCTCAAAGAATTTCCATTGAAGAACGAAATTATTCTTGTGGGGCAATCTCAGGGGGCACATGCGGCGTTTTCAGCGGCAGGGTATCAGCCACAGTACGCGCCTGACCTTAATATCCGCGCAACGATACTCACAGGTACACCCTATTTTTCCAAAGGCACGAAGGCGAGCGATATTCTGCATTCCGTTGATGGTAAAGCGGTGCAGGGGGGCGATCCAAAAATTCCTTATCTGTTCTATATCTTTTTGTCGGCAGCGGATCTGCATCCGGAGTTAAAATCCTCTGATTATTTCCAGGATAAGGCGCTACCGGTACTCGAACAGGCTAATCATTTGTGCATCACGGCACTAACAGAGCAGGTGATGGAGCAAGGACTCAATGCCGGGAATTCGCTGAAACCAGCCGTTGAGTCACTGCTTGAAACCAGTATTGACGCTATGATTTACCCGACGCTCAGGATTGACCATCCGGTCTTTATTGGGATGGGTAGTGTTGATGTGAATGTCCCTACCATGATGCAGGAACGTTTTGCCAGAGCGGTAAAACAGGCAGGGACACAGGCGGAGGTTCATGTTTATCAAGGGTTGGATCATAGCGGAACCGTTAACCCATCATTGCGTAATTCGCTGCCTTTTGTCCTGAATGTACTAAAGGAAAAGCACCATCATATAAATTAGATGTTGGTGAGAAGAATATGACGGGCAGTGGCTGATATCAAAATAGCTATTCTTATCTGCCAGCCTCGCCGATAAATAAACCGCAGCCCTCTTTTGTGAGAGCTGCCATGCTCAGGATACTCTTCCCTCGTGTGGCAAGGCATGGGGAGCCCGGATCAGCAGAAAAAGTTCGCTATGACACGGGCTTCCTGATTTTTCGACGGTAGCTGGATCAGATGTTGAGTTGTATTTTATTGTATTTGATTTAAGTGAATTTTTTATAATTACCTTTTTTGGACAGTTTATCAGAGGAAGAAATCATTACTTTCCTGAGTGAGCGATATCCGTCGCCGCTGGCTATCGGAAGACGTAAAACAGAAATTAGTGGAAAAAATTGGCGTCATAAACAGGTTGAACGACTATCTGATTTTCGTTGGCCGATACAAACGATAGAAATAATTGACGGCAAAGAACGGGGCGCATGGCAATATCGGTAAAAAGAGATAAAATTTGCCTGGAATAAATATTCTGCATGCGCCTGCAGAGAGCGAGAGAATCAGGATGACTTTGTGAAAAATGCCGGCGTAATGATCTGTCAGGGTTAAACAGGGATTTTATTCATCACAACCCATTTCAGATGGGATTAACAGATGAGGAGTAATCCCATGAAGTATTACTGAATTCTGCACTACGCTGAACGTGGGACTGATACGTCAGGAGGGCATCGTTACCGTTGGGTAAAAATTTTTTCCATTTTTATTCTGGCTCCATCCAGGTAGTACTGAAATCAAACCAGCCCAGATTATTCAGATGAATGCCCACAGCCTGGTCTGGTCCTTTCAGTCGCATCCAGTGATGGAATAAAGGTTGCAGCCATCCTTTACTGACTACATTCTGCATCAATTGTTCAGAATCGAGCACCCCGGCACGCCAGTGCTGTAACCAGTCATTGAACAACGGAGTATCCCCACCTGATATTGAATGTTTTAATAATGGCATCCCCAGCAGCCACACACCCACATTCCAGGTTTCCGGTACAGCAAAATTTACCGTACCCAGCCAGAGATCGGCCTCTGCTTCTCCTCTGGCCCAGCGATCATAGTCCAGTTGTATGATATCTAAGTGGATCCCCTCAACAGCCAGCATTTTTTTCATTTCAGCAGCCAGCATCGGATATTCCGGATGCTGTTGATGATATGCGAGACGTAACCTCAATGCGGGACTATCCGTCCCGGTGGCAAAAGGCATCAGAGTCGGGCCATTGTCCATACAGTGGAACCAGGTCGGTAGCAAGCTCCCGGTAGGCACCCAAAAGGGACGGATCTTTTCATCCAGTCGTTGGGCCAGCGAATAGGGATTTAGTTTTTCTCTGATCCAGCGCCTGCGCTCCAGAGCGCCCCAATGGGGTGAGCGACTGTCACACAGTAAAAAATACCCGCCCCGCTCAAGAAACATTTCCTGGAATAAATCAGAAGGTTTCCCTGTTAAACCCACCGCGAGACCAGAGGCGAAGTCGATGTCACTGATACTGGAGCTTAACCAGGCGGACGAGCTCACATCCAGGATTGGTCCACCACCTGTGTCATTTCCCACGGACGGCCGGGAGACAGCATCGCTCGTCAGATGTTCCCGGTTAGCGGGCTGCCCCAGGTCAGGCCATACAATCACCTCGATCTCATCAAGT contains:
- a CDS encoding lipase family protein, producing MNHSLSRYLASATSALMFFAMSSLPAMAEQKTTAKSDIVSVLAADHGLSEAAQQYLLHYKSVSGVDGKTIRTDTAAVFIPFGSTPEGGWPVVVWAHGTVGVANACAPSLNVRSVRDKQYLNTWLSLGFAIVAPDYPGLGSSGLHHYLNARGEAWSILDGVRESLKEFPLKNEIILVGQSQGAHAAFSAAGYQPQYAPDLNIRATILTGTPYFSKGTKASDILHSVDGKAVQGGDPKIPYLFYIFLSAADLHPELKSSDYFQDKALPVLEQANHLCITALTEQVMEQGLNAGNSLKPAVESLLETSIDAMIYPTLRIDHPVFIGMGSVDVNVPTMMQERFARAVKQAGTQAEVHVYQGLDHSGTVNPSLRNSLPFVLNVLKEKHHHIN
- a CDS encoding SgrR family transcriptional regulator translates to MYGQRLEHQYLRLLTLFPHREENITLQGLADKLCCSKRHMRSLLVDMQARHWLEWHASPGRGHQARLRLLCSEQQLRMEKAEHLLKSGNFGAALELLGAEKHLIAPLLRARLGYNIRDDYQSLRIPYYRTMPNLYPGTPLRRSELHLVRQIFNGLTRINDESGVVEKDLAHYWRMLDPLHWRFFLRPGVRFHDGRELTSQDVVVSLTRCAQLPLFSHLKKIDEHGVLSVTIELTQPDHLLPQLLADPAAMILPADHAIRDNFAAQPVGTGPYMVCENDEWHLLMRAFDHYFGFRGLLDEIEVIVWPDLGQPANREHLTSDAVSRPSVGNDTGGGPILDVSSSAWLSSSISDIDFASGLAVGLTGKPSDLFQEMFLERGGYFLLCDSRSPHWGALERRRWIREKLNPYSLAQRLDEKIRPFWVPTGSLLPTWFHCMDNGPTLMPFATGTDSPALRLRLAYHQQHPEYPMLAAEMKKMLAVEGIHLDIIQLDYDRWARGEAEADLWLGTVNFAVPETWNVGVWLLGMPLLKHSISGGDTPLFNDWLQHWRAGVLDSEQLMQNVVSKGWLQPLFHHWMRLKGPDQAVGIHLNNLGWFDFSTTWMEPE